TATTTTCAACTTTATGAAAGGCATTGAGACCATTCCGTTGTTCTATAAATACTTCGCGGAGTTTCATCAGGTGCAAAAATAAAAAGCCGTTTTCGGCCTCGTTTTCAGAAATGAGCCCGAAAACGCGCGTTGATTTACTACCGCAAGTTTAGCGTCAGCGTAACTTGTGGTTGCTCATGTTGTCAGTTTACAAACTTACGTCAGTTCATAAACTGACTCTGTGTTGAACCACAAGTTACGCTATCGCTAAACTTGCGGTAGTATATGTAGTTTTTCAATTGGCGTTTTTGGCTTCGTTTCCAGAAATGAGGCCGAAAACAGGAAAGCCCGAGGCAACTGCTTCGGGCTTTCCTGTTTTATAGAATATAGGTTTCTTATCTGCTGATGGGGAAACCCAGTGACAGTTGAAACAAAGAATGACGGGCGTCTTTGAAATCACCGCGGGCAGGCGAATCCTCGGCCAGGTCTGTGAACGCGCCGTTGTAGCGCAAGCCTAAGCTAATCCCGCCTTTGGTGGCGTAACCAATGCCGGCGGCGTAGCCTACCTCAAAATCAGAATAGCCTTCTTTGCTTTTCTCACTGATGTTGCGGTCCACCAGTTCGCCGTTGCGGTACGTTTTGGTTTTGTCATTCACGCCCACCAGGTAGGACACCTGCGGACCGGCTTCAAAGAACAAGCCGCCTGCCTGAATTTTGGCCAGCACCGGCACATCTATGTAGTTGAAGTTGGCGGTGCCTTCGTAGCGGTATTCATCGCCGGCGGTGCCAATGGGGGTTTGAATGGTGTTGGTTACTTTGTCATCGTACTTGTAGCCTTTGTTGGAGTAGAGCACCTCGGGCTGAATGGAGAAAAAGCCGGGAACAATGGGCGCGTTGAAATAGATACCGGCGTTAAAACCAATTTTGTTGTTGAACCGTGACTCTTCCTTTAAATCGCCGGAAAGGTTGGAGTAGTTAAGACCACCTTTAAGACCGAAGGTAGATTGCGCCTGCGCGGTATATGAGGCCACTACGGCTGCTGCTAAAATGAATAACTTTTTCATGGTTGAAAAGATTTAAATGAATTTAAACGTGACAGCCGTATTTCAAACACTGTGCCTGTTTTTAGAAAAACCGGAGGTTTGATTGGTGG
This region of Rufibacter sp. LB8 genomic DNA includes:
- a CDS encoding porin family protein, producing MKKLFILAAAVVASYTAQAQSTFGLKGGLNYSNLSGDLKEESRFNNKIGFNAGIYFNAPIVPGFFSIQPEVLYSNKGYKYDDKVTNTIQTPIGTAGDEYRYEGTANFNYIDVPVLAKIQAGGLFFEAGPQVSYLVGVNDKTKTYRNGELVDRNISEKSKEGYSDFEVGYAAGIGYATKGGISLGLRYNGAFTDLAEDSPARGDFKDARHSLFQLSLGFPISR